The segment TGTCTCAGGAAGAATTGTTTAAAAGAGAACACAGAGACTTTTCTAAACATATAAAAACATAAATTGAGTTTATTTAAACACGGAAGATATTCAGGGTATTTAAGACCTATTTCATATTTGATTGATTTAAGTATTATCAATGGCTTTGCTATATTTTATTTTTTCAAAAATATTGATCCTATTATTTTTATTACGTTCACTACCATTTCATGGATAACATTATCTGTATATTCTAAGTTTTACGAAGTTTACCGCTATACTAGAGAGGTTAAGATTTTTTCTTTGACATTTAGACAAATGGTGATCTTTACCTTAATTATTTTTTCGTTTTCAGGATATTATTACAACTTAAACATATACCCAAATACCATCTTTAAGTACATTATTGCCGTATTTTTATCCATTACCTTTGTAAAGTTTGCCATTTATTACTTATTGCAAAAATATCGAGTTTCATTTGGGGGTAATTTTAGAAAAACGGTCATTTTCGGAGCTAATAAAAAAACACATGCACTAGAAAATTTTTTTAATAAGAATCCCGAATACGGTTACGTGCATTCAAAAACCTTTAGCCTTGAACAGAAGAAAGATATAGACCTAGAACCTTATTTTCAATATATTATAGACGAATATGTTGATGAGATTTATTGTTCAATATCAGAACTCTCCAACAAACAAATTGATGAGATCTCCGATTTTGCCGATAACAATCTAAAAATTCTGAAATTCTTACCTGATAACAAGGAAATCTATTCTAAGAAACTGAAATACGAGTATTACGATTACATACCCATTATATCTTTAAGAAACATTCCTTTAGAAGATTCTTTTAATATGGTGGTAAAACGTATGTTCGATATCTTATTTTCTAGTTTGGTCATCATATTTATTTTGTCTTGGTTAACTCCTATTATTGCCATATTGATAAAGTTAGAATCTAAAGGTCCTGTATTTTTCAAGCAATCTCGAAATGGATTTAACTACAAAGAGTTTGACTGTTATAAGTTTAGATCAATGACGCCTAATAAAGATGCACATTTGTATCAAGCAACTCGTGGTGATCAGCGTATTACTAAGATTGGAAAGTTGATTAGAAAAACCAGTATAGACGAATTACCTCAGTTTTTCAATGTGCTTTTTGGGGATATGTCTGTTGTTGGTCCAAGACCGCATATGGTAAGTCATACTAATATGTATGCAAAGAGAGTTGATAAATTTATGGTGCGTCACTTTGTTAAACCTGGGATCACAGGTTTAGCTCAGGTAAGCGGTTTTCGCGGAGAAATTGAAACGGATAAAGACATTATTGGCCGTGTGAAATACGATATATTTTATATCGAAAACTGGTCATTATTATTAGATCTTAAAATCATCACCCAAACCTTTGTTAATGCCGTTAAAGGGGAAGATAAAGCCTACTAAAGTAGTGCGATTAAATCGATCAATTGTTTGTTGAAATCAAATTGAACTAACGCAGTATTTTGTATCTTTTTTCGTCTTACTTCGGAAAGTTCAACACCATCAATAGTTGATAAAACATGATTTAAATCTTTGTAATCTCCAGCTTTTGCAACCCATCCCAAGTTTAATCTGTTTATAATTCCTTCTCCTTCGCCGCCTCCAAAATATACCATTGGCAACCCTAAACTCGCGTATTCGAAAATTTTAGAAGGGACACTTCCATATATGCGATTTAGCAAAGGGATGATAGCAATATTATAATGCAACAACTGTGAATGCAATTCTTGTCTGCTAACATGACCATGATAAAATATAGGTAATTCAGGATGCTCTTTGATAAACTGTTCAATTTTAATTTGTTCTGCACCAGAACCATATATGTGTAATTCTGTATCTGGACAATCTAACTCTTGACATAGTTTATAAATACCTTGCGCAATTCCTAAAAGACCTGCATAAACAATTTTTAGTCTGCCCTCTGTAGCGTGTTTTGTGATAGTGGGAGCTATAAAATCAGGGAAATTTCGATATAAAAAGGTGGATTTATCAGAAAAAATGGACTTTACATGAGTTAATATTTCATCACTTTGTCCTAATACTAGATTAGCCCTTTTATAATTAAATCGTTCAATTTTTTCAAGAAGTTTATAACTAAAGTTTTTCTTAAAGGCACCCAATTCTAAACCGGCTATAGGCCAAAGATCACTGACGTTTAGAATAAGGTTCCTGCCTTTGCTTTTTATACATAGCATACATGTAAACGCTACAAGTAATGGAGGTGATTGTATGATTACGGTTTTAGGTAATTTATGCCATATAAAAAACCATAATAGACTAAGGCTGTAGGATATCATGGCAAATAAGCGGAATAATTTATGTTTTGAATTGCTAGCATAA is part of the Formosa sp. Hel1_31_208 genome and harbors:
- a CDS encoding undecaprenyl-phosphate glucose phosphotransferase, which encodes MSLFKHGRYSGYLRPISYLIDLSIINGFAIFYFFKNIDPIIFITFTTISWITLSVYSKFYEVYRYTREVKIFSLTFRQMVIFTLIIFSFSGYYYNLNIYPNTIFKYIIAVFLSITFVKFAIYYLLQKYRVSFGGNFRKTVIFGANKKTHALENFFNKNPEYGYVHSKTFSLEQKKDIDLEPYFQYIIDEYVDEIYCSISELSNKQIDEISDFADNNLKILKFLPDNKEIYSKKLKYEYYDYIPIISLRNIPLEDSFNMVVKRMFDILFSSLVIIFILSWLTPIIAILIKLESKGPVFFKQSRNGFNYKEFDCYKFRSMTPNKDAHLYQATRGDQRITKIGKLIRKTSIDELPQFFNVLFGDMSVVGPRPHMVSHTNMYAKRVDKFMVRHFVKPGITGLAQVSGFRGEIETDKDIIGRVKYDIFYIENWSLLLDLKIITQTFVNAVKGEDKAY
- a CDS encoding glycosyltransferase family 4 protein translates to MNRDILIITSYYPPEIGAASNRIFHLANGLQKHGFEVSVLTPLPNYPTGKIFEAYRGKFKQRSTENNINVHRLWIYASNSKHKLFRLFAMISYSLSLLWFFIWHKLPKTVIIQSPPLLVAFTCMLCIKSKGRNLILNVSDLWPIAGLELGAFKKNFSYKLLEKIERFNYKRANLVLGQSDEILTHVKSIFSDKSTFLYRNFPDFIAPTITKHATEGRLKIVYAGLLGIAQGIYKLCQELDCPDTELHIYGSGAEQIKIEQFIKEHPELPIFYHGHVSRQELHSQLLHYNIAIIPLLNRIYGSVPSKIFEYASLGLPMVYFGGGEGEGIINRLNLGWVAKAGDYKDLNHVLSTIDGVELSEVRRKKIQNTALVQFDFNKQLIDLIALL